Genomic DNA from Nomascus leucogenys isolate Asia chromosome 10, Asia_NLE_v1, whole genome shotgun sequence:
AGGAGGTGATGTGGCCTGGGGCCGCCATAGTGATGAGAAAGGGTTGTTCAGGGGCTCTGGCTGGGACCAGAGAAGAAGGCAGTTTGCAGCCTACCTGAGCCGTTGCCTGAGAAAGGACCAAATCAGAGGGCCCTGTAGATGACGGGGAGagcgggggtgggggcaggctgGGTCAGGGCGGAGGGATGGCGAGCCATAGCAGGTGTGTGAGCACAGCAGTACCCTCTGGTGTGGATAGGGTGGGCTGAACCCAGCATTGGGATTCCTTGGCCCCCTGTGGCACCAAAGGCTacaggagtggggctggggggtgggggaaacCAGCTGTGACTGTCTCTCTCTGATGAAAACAGCAGCAGGTAACGGTAATATTTTATTACCTGTTCTTCCCACACTGGGGCAGGGGCATCCCCTGTGCCACTAGTGGGGATGGGGAAAAGGCCTGACAGGAGCGGCGGTGGTGCAGGTGGAACTGGAGCCAGGGGCCATGGAGAACATAACGCTTATCCTGCCGGCCAAGGACAAGAGGAGGTGCATTTAGTAATAGGACCGTGGGCAGGGGTCCTGGGCCTGCAGCTGTGGGGCCTGGCCTCCCTGCCCGTCCACGGCCTTGGCCCAAGTTCTAAGGCCACCCAGGAATCTGAGGGACGCGGGAGGGGAAGTCATGGAGCCCTGTGGGGCAGCGTGTACCCTGCTCCCAGCATAGCCTGGCCACGCTGTTCTCCCAGGGTAACATCTCTGTCCCAGCATCCCAGGGCCAACACCAACCTCCTGCAGCTCACGGTCCTGCCTCCCCCGGCCCTCCAACATCAGCCCTAAGCCAACTGCCCAGCAATACTCTGGCCGTCACCCCCGCAGCCTGCAGAGGCCACAGTCGGTCCCCTGACCTTCCTGAGCCATGGATGCCATCAGTCTAGTGCCCCGGGTATCCAGGAGAGCCTTCCCACCCGCATGGCCTGGGCACCCTGACAGAGAGGGGCTCAGGGCTGTTAAGCCCTCTTCCGCCACCTGCCAGGGGCCCCAATTGTCCTTTTTCAACGGGCACCCCTGTTCCTGCAGCCCCCTCCTGTACCAAGCTCCGCCTGGGCTCTGCAACACAGCAGTGACTCAGAGAGCCTCATCCCTGCCTTCAGGGAGCCCACACTTCGCTGGGGAATGACAGTGCATCTCACCACTGACTTCAGCACACCCAGGCCTGACTGTAGGGGCCAAACCCTCTCCTTAGGCCTTGTCAACTGCTGAGAGTGGAAGCAGCCTAGCCTCTACGCCGATTCCCTCCAGCTGCCCTGTGCCAGCTCCCATCCTCCGGCACCCCCTACAGGTGGCCCTGTGAACACAGGCTCCCCGGGGCTGGGTCTTGGGACCTTCCTGATGTCTCTCAACTACACAGGTTCCTGAATCACGTGTCGCCTCGAGGCACAAGCTCCCCGATTCTCTGATCCTCTGATACCTACAGGATGTCCAACAGTTCCATTCCCAGAGATGGTATGGGACTCCACAAGTTATGGGGGTCAGTCCCACGGGGCTGCACCCATGTCAGATGCCACCTATACTTCTGGCAAGCAGGCTAATAAATTGCGAGTTCCCACGACCCCCACTTCAGGTTTGGTAATTTGCTggaacagctcacagaactccGGAAAATGCTCACAGCCAAATGGAGGAGGCGCAAAGGGCAAGGTATGGGGTGGGCCGTGAAGCTTCCATCACCTCCATATTTTCCCCtaaaccccatttttttttttgagacagggtcttactctgttgcccaggctggagcgcagtggtacactcacggctcactgcagcctacacctcctgagctcaggtgatcctcccacctcagcctcccacgcagctggactacaggcgtgcaccaccaagcccggctatttttttgttgtttgtattgagacggggtttccccgtgttgcccaggctggtctcaaactcctgggctcaagtgatccgcccgctttgacctcccaaagtgctaggattacaggcatgagccaccgtgcctggctgactgCCTATTTTTCGGCTTAGGTTCTATGAAGAATGTGTATCAATGTGATGAAACACTTTGTAGATCTTAAAGGGAGCAGactgggagggggaggggggccAGCCTGCCCAGACTTCCTGGACTCTGGgtagcattccttcctccagggtaTGGGCAGGACCCTCctggaatgagggtcttcaaGGGAGCAGGCAGAGAGTGACCTTTGCCagctttgtggcttttttttttttaggggagaAGGGCTCCAGTTTCTCTGACCTGCCTTGgagaagaggaattctggtttctatgGTTTCCAGGGGAGAAAGGGGCtagaggcaggagggcaggatAAGGTCGGAGAGACTGCATGCTGAGCTTTCCAATGCCCTGCTCAAAGCGCTAGGCAGGCCAAGGCCCCATACTTGAGGGCGGGGTGAGTTTCTGTGTTCTGAGCCCCAACCGTCTCATTTGCATATAtgtgattgattaaatcattggccgcTGGTGATTGAGCTCAATGTCTAACCAAGAACCAGGAACAAACACCAAATACTCTTTCACACTCCCTATCCCCAGCCCTCAGGGTCTGCCCAAGACCCCAAACTGCCTCCCACGTAGCCAATTTTTCATCTGCCCTGTCCGGGTGGCTTAGGTGgcttggcctgtagttttctttcagcGAACTCCTCTTCATGTCTCAAAACCCTTGCTAGCAGCCCCCTCATCTGGGGAGCCTGTCTTGCAGGGGCCCTGCCTGTGAGTTCCCACCCACTGGGGACGGGGGTGTCCCAGTCCACTTCCAACTCCCTCAGACTGGGGCCCCTTTGAGGGTGAGGCTTGGACCCAGAGTCTTAAGCCCTCATCCTCCAAGGTCAGGCCCTGTCTCTTGCAAACGTTCCCAACTATCCACCTTTTGGGCCAGCTCCAGTGGTGGAAACTTTCCGGCCTCCAGGCGCTTGTTTTGGAAAGTTCCTGGGGGAGCTGCCCCGGCCTGCCCGCTGGGTTCCCACGCTCCCTTATCAGCGCGCATGAGGGGGGCGCCCTGCAGTGCAGGCCTCATTCCTCCCCTGCCTCGGCCCTGCCCGCCTGTGCATCCCCTCCCCTTTCCAGCGAACAGCCTCCCCATTCGGCCCACTCCTGCCAAGCCCTCCTGCTGCAGGTGGGGAAACAGGCCAAACAGGCCCCATCCTTGTGAGTCCCGTGGGGACAGTGACTTTGTCCCCCGAGATGGATGGGAGCGGACATGCGGAGCCAGGGGTTGGGACTGCCTGGTAGGTGCTGCTGCCCACGAAGGGGGAGTAGGTGGCAGCGTGGCTCCGAGGAGATTCTGGCTTTGGAGTTCTGGTCCTCTGCCTGTTTCCCCTGCAGTGTCTCTGACCCAGACCTCCTACCCCCCGGAGGCCCAGCTTCCCTGCCCAGCTCCACCCCCTGGCAGCCTCATTGTCCTCTTGTAAAGGGGGAATAGGCAGCCATGAGCCCCTGGGGGCTGCGGAGCGAGCGAGGTGAACCTATACGCGCCGCGCTCGTGGACGCCTGGCCACTTCCGCCAGACGGGGACCCGATGGCCACGGTGGCTCTGGGTTGTCGGGCCTCGAACCGGGGTCTCCAGACGTTGGGCCCCTCCCCCCCAGCGCGGGAGAGGCGGGgaagggggcggggcgggggaggggccGCAGCGCTTTTCTCCGGAGGTCGCGCGCTCGAGAGCCCGCGCTGTCCACCGCCGCTGCCTGAGTCGACTCTGCGCCGGTGAGTGCGGTTCGGGGCGGGGACGGCCTCCGTGGGGACCCAGGCTGGCTTGGCCCGGCCGCTTAGAGTCCCCGCTGACCCCCTGCTCACCCCGGGCCCCCAGCCCGCCGCGATGGAGGCCGCCGCCCAGTTCTTCGTCGAGAGCCCGGACGTGGTCTACGGCCCCGAGGCCATCGAGGCGCAATACGAGTACCGGACGACGCGCGTCAGCCGCGAGGGTGGCGTTCTCAAGGTGGAccgggggctggggaaggaggcgTGCTGGGGAGAGTGGGGCGGCGCGGGGAGAAGGGCACGGGACCCGGGGTTCACTGCGCTGTCTGTCTTCAGGTGCACCCCACGTCCACGCGCTTCACCTTCCGGACCGCCCGGCAGGTGCCCCGGCTCGGGGTCATGCTTGTCGGCTGGGGCGGGAACAACGGCTCCACACTCACCGCCGCGGTGCTGGCCAACCGACTGCGTCTGTCCTGGCCCACGCGCAGCGGCCGCAAGGTGGGGGCGGGAGGGGCGTGGTGGGTAGGGAGGCTTGGTGGGAGTCCTTGCGGGCCGGGGCGGGAGCCTGCAGGGGGCGGGGCTCTGCGGGACCGGGGGGGCTGTAGGGGGCGGGGTTCTGCGGGGCGGCGGGCTGCAGGGGCGAGGGACCTGCCCGGGGCTGGAGGCCTGTAGTGGGCGAGGGACCTGCAGGGGGCGAAGCTCTGTGGGGCGGGAGGGCTTGTAGGGGGCGGGGCCTGGCTGCAGGCGGACCCCGGGGAGGGGTTTCGCGAGGTAGCGGGGGCTCCTCGGGAGTCTTACAGGGCGGAGCTTAAGGTGCCGGAGGTCTcgggggaggggcctgggggcAGCGGCTTCCGTCCTGGCTGGGAGCCTGGAACTGAAAAATGCCCGAAAGTGGGGCAGGGCTTGAGAGCCTAGGTGGGGCCCAGGCCGGGTCGCGGCCCCTTCGCCACTCCCACCCGTCACCTCACCGTGTCTGCTGCCCCCCAGGAGGCCAACTACTACGGCTCGCTGACTCAGGCGGGCACCGTGAGCCTGGGCCTGGACGCCGAGGGCCAGGAGGTGTTCGTCCCCTTCAGCGCGCTGCTGCCCATGGTGGCGCCCAACGACCTCGTGTTCGATGGTGGGCAGAGCCCTGGGCCGGGGTGGGGCGGGATGGGAGATGGGGTCTGGAGGGGCCCAGGATCCGGGCAGGGTCGAGTGTGAGGGTCCCCCCAGGCTGGGACATCTCGTCGCTGAACCTGGCCGAGGCGATGCGGCGCGCGAAGGTGCTGGATTGGGGGCTGCAGGAGCAACTGTGGCCGCACATGGAGGCCCTGCGGCCCCGGCCTTCTGTTTACATCCCCGAATTCATCGCGGCCAACCAGAGCGCGCGCGCGGACAACCTCATCCCAGGCTCGCGTGCGCAGCAGGTGCTGTCCCATCCCGCATCCCTTGCTCCCTGCCACTTGTTCTTCGCCACTTGGTTCCCCCTTTTTGCCCCACCCCGCGAATCCAGGCCTCACTTGACACCCGGGGAACTGAGTGGCCCAGGCCTCTGTGAGTCCGAGAGCATGTACAACCAACTTCCCTACACCCTCCATCCTCCCCACACCCTCTCCATCCAACCCACAGCTGGAGCAGATCCGCAGGGACATCCGAGACTTCCGGTCTAGCGCGGGGCTGGACAAAGTCATCGTGCTGTGGACGGCGAACACGGAGCGCTTCTGTGAGGTGATTCCAGGCCTCAACGACACAGCCGAGAACCTGCTGCGCACCATTGAGGTGGGCGCACGCCCGGGTggagcagggcaggcagggccagTCCCAAACACAACTCTGTGCTGACTGCCCGCCTTGCCCACAGCTTGGTCTGGAGGTGTCGCCCTCCACGCTCTTCGCTGTGGCCAGCATCCTGGAGGGCTGTGCCTTCCTCAATGGGTCCCCGCAGAACACCCTGGTGCCTGGAGCCCTTGAGCTCGCGTGGCAGCGCCGGGTTTTTGTGGGCGGAGATGACTTCAAGTCAGGCCAGACCAAAGTCAAGTCCGTGCTCGTGGACTTCCTCATTGGCTCCGGCCTCAAGGTGCGTGGGCCTAGGGGGCTGCCGAGTGCAGGAAGGGGGCCTGGGCCGCAAGCACCTGGCTTGTGGGGCCGCAGGGCCTGCAGCTGCTGGGGCTTCCTTGTACCCACAGACCATGTCCATCGTGAGTTACAACCACCTGGGCAACAACGATGGGGAGAACCTGTCGGCGCCATTGCAGTTCCGCTCTAAGGAGGTGTCCAAGAGCAACGTGGTGGATGACATGGTGCAGAGCAACCCAGTGCTCTATACACCCGGCGAGGAGCCTGACCACTGCGTGCGTGGGGCGCGGGCACGGGCGCGGGGTTGCCCGGCGAGGGGTGGCAGGGACCCGGGCAAACTCCTGCTGCACTCCAG
This window encodes:
- the ISYNA1 gene encoding inositol-3-phosphate synthase 1; its protein translation is MEAAAQFFVESPDVVYGPEAIEAQYEYRTTRVSREGGVLKVHPTSTRFTFRTARQVPRLGVMLVGWGGNNGSTLTAAVLANRLRLSWPTRSGRKEANYYGSLTQAGTVSLGLDAEGQEVFVPFSALLPMVAPNDLVFDGWDISSLNLAEAMRRAKVLDWGLQEQLWPHMEALRPRPSVYIPEFIAANQSARADNLIPGSRAQQLEQIRRDIRDFRSSAGLDKVIVLWTANTERFCEVIPGLNDTAENLLRTIELGLEVSPSTLFAVASILEGCAFLNGSPQNTLVPGALELAWQRRVFVGGDDFKSGQTKVKSVLVDFLIGSGLKTMSIVSYNHLGNNDGENLSAPLQFRSKEVSKSNVVDDMVQSNPVLYTPGEEPDHCVVIKYVPYVGDSKRALDEYTSELMLGGTNTLVLHNTCEDSLLAAPIMLDLALLTELCQRVSFCTDMDPEPQTFHPVLSLLSFLFKAPLVPPGSPVVNALFRQRSCIENILRACVGLPPQNHMLLEHKMERPGPGLKRVGPVAATYPVLNKKGPLPATTNGCTGDANGHLQVEEPPMPTT